CGTTGCTTGGTGAACAATTCGCTCTGCGGGCCGAGCCGCGCGTCCATCATCACGGGCACCTACAGCCATTTGAACGGCTTTTACAACAACGCCAACTGCCGGTTTGACGGGTCGCAGGTCACGTTCCCCAAGCTGCTTCAGCAGGCGGGTTATCAGACCGCGATGGTTGGCAAATGGCACCTGGGATCCAATCCGACCGGCTTCGATCACTGGGAGATTCTGCTGGGGCAGGGCGTTTACTACAATCCGCCGATGCTGCGCGATGGGGAGCGCGTGAAACATCAGGGTTACGTGACCGACGTCATCACCGACCTTTCGCTGGACTGGCTCAAGCAGCGCGATCCGAACAAGCCGTTCATGCTGCTCTGCTGGCAGAAGGCGCCGCATCGCAACTGGCAGCCCGCGCTGCGCGATCTGGATTTTGACCACGACCGCAAGTATCCGCTGCCCGACAGCCTGTTCGATGATTACGCCGGGCGCGGCCTCGCCGAGCGCAATCAGAACATGACCATAGCGCAGACCATGCAGTTGAACTACGACAACAAGCTCACGCCACCGCCGGGTCTGACGCCGGAACAAAAGCGGACTTGGGACGCCTACTACACGCCGCGCAATGAGGCGTTCCGGAAGCAGAACCTGTCCGGGCGCGCGCTGGTGGAGTGGAAATACAACCGCTACCTGCACGATTACCTCGGGTGCATCAAGGGCGTGGATGACAATGTGGGCCGGCTGTTGCGCTACCTGGACGACACGGGCCTGGCCACGAACACCATCGTGATTTACTCCTCCGATCAGGGCTTCTTCGTCGGCGAACACGGCTGGTTCGATAAACGCTGGATTTTTCAGGAATCCGCCCGCACCCCGCTGCTCATCCGCTGGCCGCAGGTCATCCAGGCGGGCAGCGTGAATTCAAATCTCGTGGCCAACATTGATTTCGCCGAGACGCTGCTCGACGCGGCGGGTTTGCCGGTGCCGGCCCGGACGCAGGGCCGCAGCCTTTTGCCGCTGTTGCACGGCACGACGCCGGCGGACTGGCGCACGGCGTTCTACTATCATTATTACGAGTATCCCGACGAGCACCACGTCCGCCCGCATTACGGCCTCATCACCGACCGTTACACGCTGGTGCGCTTCTACAAACCGGACGTGGAAATCCCCGACGCCGGGCCCTGGTCCGTGGCCTCCATTCCGAATGATTACTGGGAGCTGTTCGACCGGGAGAAGGATCCGCAGGAGATGAAAAGCGTTTTCGGCGATCCCGCCTACACCGACGTGCAGGCGAAGCTGATGCAGGAAGTGAGCCGCCAGCGCGCCGTCTTGAAGGAACCGGCGCAGGACGAATTGAAGGCCTACGGCTTTCAGCCCAGGAAGCCGGCGCAATGAGCCGCGAACATCAACCCGCACCTTGCTTATGAATGGATTCTCCAGCTGCGCCCTTTTGCTGGCGGGGCTGCTGGCCGGACCCGTTGGGGCTGCCACGCCCAAACCGAACATCGTGTTGATCTACGCGGATGATCTTGGGTTCGGCGATTTGTCATGCTACGGCGCTCATCGGGTGGCCACGCCCAACGTGGACCGGCTGGCGCGCGAAGGGTTGCGCTTCGTCAACGGCTACGCCACCTCG
This sequence is a window from Verrucomicrobiia bacterium. Protein-coding genes within it:
- a CDS encoding sulfatase, which produces MAIIKRPIIPVAFLLFTMALAAAQKPNILFIMADDHAWQAVSAYHESRHLIQTPNIDRLAHEGMRFDRCLVNNSLCGPSRASIITGTYSHLNGFYNNANCRFDGSQVTFPKLLQQAGYQTAMVGKWHLGSNPTGFDHWEILLGQGVYYNPPMLRDGERVKHQGYVTDVITDLSLDWLKQRDPNKPFMLLCWQKAPHRNWQPALRDLDFDHDRKYPLPDSLFDDYAGRGLAERNQNMTIAQTMQLNYDNKLTPPPGLTPEQKRTWDAYYTPRNEAFRKQNLSGRALVEWKYNRYLHDYLGCIKGVDDNVGRLLRYLDDTGLATNTIVIYSSDQGFFVGEHGWFDKRWIFQESARTPLLIRWPQVIQAGSVNSNLVANIDFAETLLDAAGLPVPARTQGRSLLPLLHGTTPADWRTAFYYHYYEYPDEHHVRPHYGLITDRYTLVRFYKPDVEIPDAGPWSVASIPNDYWELFDREKDPQEMKSVFGDPAYTDVQAKLMQEVSRQRAVLKEPAQDELKAYGFQPRKPAQ